The Penicillium digitatum chromosome 6, complete sequence genome contains the following window.
TACCCTACCCTGAGGCATTTCATTTATTCATCCACTACAGGCCAGTGGATATATCAATTTGCCTGACGTGCCTCACCGCTCAAAACCACGGTTTCTAACAGTGATCGCGCTCGACTTGGCCAACATTCGTCCGAGGGgtctggcagcaccaagtgaATTAAAGTCTCGCGGGCCATCTTCAAAAGGGTCTTCGGATGATGGCATTGGTATGTTTGTGTTGTGCAATGGATCTTAGTGGACCAGAATTTCACCTTCTCGACGCCCTATAGCTTATATCTCAGGACTAAACCAGATACCTACTTCGTCTCAACGGTGAACACCCTGCCGAAAATTGCAACAGCATTGCCTGTCATAGCCGCGCTAGTGGTGGGCGTTACCGCTGATCGGCTAGGCCATGGCAGCATGGACACAGATCTTTCAGCATCCGGCAACTTCTGGCCCCAACTTTCGAGCGGATTTCATCTTAAATCTAGTTACAACTGTCGCATGATTCTTGAGCGTTAGCTTAATCGcctttcttgcatacgcgAAAAAGAACGAATGTCTTCTAACGGGTCACAAATATTGACCGAGCTGCAAATCATCACCATGTGTCATTAGGGTTGTTAAGCTGTCAAAAGTGCCGACGCTAGTCGAAAGGTGAGAATGTGGCGCCGTTCAAAGGTTTTCATTTGCCTTTTCAACGTCTTGGCATCACGACATCCCGGGATCCACCTTGATTTTGATCGTTCTATATAATTTCGACTGGTCCATCTTTTTTGTTGAATAGTGATATATTTCTAAGAAACGGAATAGAAGGCCTTTGACCATGGCTCCTAATGAGCCAGAAGTTACTTCTGAGCAAACCTATGACTCTCGGATTACTCGGTCTCGGTCGTCTTGGTACCGCTCCATTCCCTTCCAGATTGCTGTTGCCAGTGGTGTCTCGTTCACCGCTCCTGGAATGTGAGATGCACTGAACAACCTCGGAGCAGGCGGGGCAGCCGAGCCCTACGCTGTCTCCGCAGCGAATGCTCTGGTCTACGGTCTGTTTGCCGTTGTTTGTGTAGCCGCCGGTGCAATCAACAACCGTATCGGTCTTCGGTACGGTCTAGTTCTTGATGCAATCGGTTACCCGATGTATGGTTCTGGTTTGTACACTAACAACTACCACCCCATGACATGGTTCCTGCTCTTCAGCTCTGCGCTGTGCTTCGATCTGCATGGTGCTCCAGATTCAACCCGGGAACCCACGTTTTTAATTTTGATAGACAGATGAGATACCCCACATGCTCCCACTCAACGCCGAGCATTATGTATAAAAAAATGATAGAACTATAGAATAGACAAATCTGGGAAATGGGCACAGCAGATAGGCATTGTTTATTTGAACTTTCTTCAAGGATTTCTATAGAGCACTTGAACCATTATAGAGTTTCAACGAAGGTAAATTTCCAATCCTTTATAGTTCAGAATGCTAATCTACATGTGTAACCCTTTTAAGTAATAAAGTTACAAAGATGCTCGACCGCTTATGCAGCTGTGAGGCGTCATTTTTGGAGACTTTTCAGGCGGACTTTTAGATGTATACAAAcgtgggggaaaaaaaacataacTCGTGCTGGGGCCTATTCTATGTATAACCAGGGAAATAAAATCTTCAAATTAGACTCAAATTAAGTAGCAGACGGCAAAAGTACAGCCTGTAATAGTCTCAAACGAGGCCGTTTTAGGTCGCCCATCTGTTACGCTTCCTGCCGTGGGCCAGCAAACAGCTAGCACCTGGCGCTCCAGCGAGATCACTCCGTATACTTACGTGTATTTCTCATCGATTATATCGACATAGCCACTAGGCATCGTTTTACTCTATCATGATGAGCTCGTAGATGGTACTTACTGCGAGGTTGGAGGGACTACtaggaagaagaagtgggTGCGGCGTGAATAAAAGTACATGAATTTAGGAATGTGATACAGCACAGCATCTCTGTCAAGGCGGACAATGCAAATATCCATGAATGTCTATGGacacggagtactccgtacagcgaTCGGGATCATAGCAGGCACCTGTCACGTCCTACAAGCTTAGGTGGGCCCGCCTAATAGCTCTtttagtactccgtaaagaGAGTGGTTTGATCAATTTTCTATACTATTCCTCCTTGAACGATTCTTCCAATCCCTAAGCAGGTGATTAGTCAGGGACCAAAATGCTGCGGCTGGAATTCTGTTGTAAAACCTACCATCCACAGTCCATTATGGGATGATCCTCACGACCCAGTCTAGGCatccctactccgtacatgaaCTCCAACTAGTCTTCTTCCCAAATCTTCCACTGACCTAAGTACTCCTCTATCGACTCACATGTCCACAATCGCATTGTATTTACAAGCGACAGCTTTAGTATCATTGGCATATCAACTTCCAGAATTATAATCACTGCAGCTGACAAAGTTGAACTCGAAGACGCGCCAATTCGCGTATGGTTTTGGAACGATAATCCCAAGCCTCCAGTGGTATTTTTGAGTTCAGACAGGTGCCTCCATAAGTATTTGAAGCCGGGTCCAGTGTGTCGTAGAACCCATCTTTAATTACTTCGATCTCAATTATTTTTGATTGGAGTATCGGCTGCCGTAATTATCCGGGTTGACCAAAGTGGCCCTAAACTTAGAACGGCCAAAGGTTCCCGATGGTTTACAACTCTGCCGGTCTCGTTGAGAATCTCTGCGGGAGTCGGATACTCACAGATGGAGCCTCAACCCAACTCACCTGTTTCAGCGACAACCCTCCACCGAATCGGGCAGGCGAGGTATGTTAGTTATATGTTAGATCTTGACCTAGACGAGTGCTAATCGACTGGTCTTCAGTGATCATTGTAGAAGGTAAAACAGATTGGCAATTTTCAAGCAGCCATCCAGTTGCTAAATGTTGAGGGAATGTagaaagaaaatcaagtgtGACGGGGTGATGGGGCATTTCCATCGGTCCGAACTTCCACCCTTGCGTTCACGTCGAAGAGAATTGACATATGTGCGCAGTGTCGGGGTTGTGAGAAGGCCGGACTAGTTTGTGAAGTTTCTGCTACACTCAGGAGACAGACGAAGTGCGAGGATACGTGATTATCCGCTGACCCATTTCTATCTCTGGAAATATCCAACTGTCTTCTAGATTCACCTCGGATGAACAAAGACCAGAGCAGCGTCAGGCCGAGCTGACAAGATGCCAACAAAAGCTCAAGGCAGAGAAAGATCGAAGCGCAACTTTTCGACAGAAGTTATCCCGTCAAGAACAGCTCAGGCTTCCGCTTAACCCAGTAACAACCACAAGTTTAGTCGAGCCTCGAGGGCCAGTTCGCGCCGAGGGACGCCCAGCTGACGACCCAGCATATGTTATCAAGCATACGGGTCGATTGGTTCATGATGAAAAAGGTGTCGGTCGCTTTGTGGGCTCAACTACTGGTGTTCATTTTGTTTTGACTGTTGAGCAAGAGTGTCAAAAAGCACTCGATCTTTCAGGCATGTTTCCGGAAAGCTGCTTCCGCCTGTTTTTGGTCGAACTGTCTCCCAGTAGGGGATCTTCTCTAGCAACCATCTTTTCGGATAAACACGAAATGATCAGACAGTGTCTAGCTGATCCGTCAGTACACCACTGTCAGCAAGCAGATGCTTTTCATCCAGAAATGGGAAGCATTCTGTCCCATCCTTGTGAGAAAACAACTCATGACAGATATACGGGATTTAATGATCGCATTATGATCGCAAAATACAGCCCAGGTGGTCACGGTGCCATTGATTACTCTACAATCTTGACATTGCTGATGATCTTAAACATCCATGAATCTGCTGCCGATGCTACGAACCAACTTCATGAACAGAGTCTGGATTCCTTAAATAGACTTTCTTTGGCCCATAGCTTGATTGAAAAAGTTGTCAGTCAAGAAAATCTCATGAGTCTGCAGGCTTTTGTCCCTTTTGGCGCTTTACAACCAACTAAAGGATCACCGTCTGACTCTCACAACCCTCAACGGCATGATTGTCAGCCTTGCTCAATCTGTGGGCCTCCATAGACACGCAAGGCGATTCAAAATGGGGGTGGGTGAAATAGAGCTTCGGAAACGCTTGTGGTGGTGGGTTTAAGCTCCAATGACAGGGGTAAGCACATAGTACTTGATGGTCTTTTCATTGTCAGAACCGCGTCACCGAGGCTCGGACTATACTCGCTTTTTTGATAGACCTCCCGGAGGATGCATCTGGGACATCGGGGGAAATCGCTAGCATTGAAAAGTCCCTTGAAAGAACCGCACAAAGCGCGGCGTGCCTTCAAGATCTTCTCAAGATGGGAGAGGATCGCCTGCTGTATCGTTTCTTTATCTGCATCTTGCTCTACTTCTTCTCAGCAGATATCGGGCGGGACTTTGCCTCGGTCTATTCTTCGGTGATTTTTGAGCAAGGTCTAGGGCTGGGTGCTGAGACATCCCGGATTCTCTCCGGTGGTACACTTACCTGGAAGTTCCCTCTCGTGCTTTGTattcttcttcgccatcgATAGATTTGGTCGTCGCATCACTTTGATGGTGACCGGAGGTGGAACGGCTAGCTGCCTGCTGGGTCTGGTGATTGTGACGTCTTTCCCCCAT
Protein-coding sequences here:
- a CDS encoding Sucrose/H+ symporter, plant, which codes for MAPNEPEVTSEQTYDSRITRSRSSWYRSIPFQIAVASGGAAEPYAVSAANALVYGLFAVVCVAAGAINNRIGLRYGLVLDAIGYPMYGSGLYTNNYHPMTWFLLFSSALCFDLHGAPDSTREPTFLILIDR